A region of Triplophysa dalaica isolate WHDGS20190420 chromosome 18, ASM1584641v1, whole genome shotgun sequence DNA encodes the following proteins:
- the hpdb gene encoding 4-hydroxyphenylpyruvate dioxygenase has protein sequence MTTYTDKGEKHEEGRFVCFDHITFWVGNAKQAASYYCNKLGFEPLAYCGLETGSRDIVSHVVKQGKIIYVFTSALNPGNKEMGEHLVKHGDGVKDVAFTVENCDYLVEKAMERGAIIIKKPHVVEDSFGRVKLAVLQTYGDTTHTFIERTEYNGLFLPGFRQPLFCDPFLVKLPSGKLDFIDHVVGNQPDNEMVPIVEWYQRNLLFHRFWSVDDKQLQTEYSALRSIVVANFEETVKMPINEPATGKRKSQIQEYVEYYGGAGVQHIAMNTSDIISAIRNLKERGMEFMSVPDTYYQQLKEELKHSKVKIAEDISILEELKILVDYDDNGYLLQIFTKPVQDRPTVFLEVIQRHNHQGFGAGNFKSLFEAIETDQNARGNLTILTSDCTSEKL, from the exons ATG ACTACCTACACTGACAAAGGTGAAAAG CATGAGGAGGGCAGATTTGTCTGCTTTGACCACATCACTTTCTGGGTTGGAAATGCAAAGCAG GCAGCGTCGTATTACTGTAATAAACTGGGTTTTGAACCCTTGGCGTATTGTGGGCTTGAGACAGGCAGCCGTGACATTGTGTCTCACGTGGTGAAACAGGGGAAG ATTATTTATGTCTTCACATCTGCCTTAAATCCCGGCAATAAAG AGATGGGCGAGCACCTGGTGAAGCATGGAGATGGTGTTAAAGATGTAGCTTTCACTGTAGAGAACTGTGACTACCTGGTGGAG AAAGCGATGGAGCGGGGTGCCATCATTATTAAGAAGCCCCATGTTGTGGAGGATTCGTTTGGCAGAGTGAAGCTGGCAGTGTTACAGACA TATGGGGATACCACTCACACTTTTATCGAGAGGACAGAGTATAATGGACTCTTCCTGCCTGGATTCCGCCAACCTCTGTTCTGTGACCCCTTCCTGGTGAAACT GCCAAGCGGCAAACTTGACTTCATTGATCATGTGGTTGGAAACCAGCCAGACAATGAGATGGTGCCAATAGTGGAATG GTATCAGAGGAACCTGCTGTTCCATAGATTCTGGTCCGTGGATGACAAGCAGTTACAGACTGAATACAGTGCACTGCGCTCCATAGTGGTGGCCAACTTTGAAGAGACTGTTAAGATGCCAATCAATGAACCGGCCACCGGAAAGCGCAAGTCTCAGATCCAG GAATACGTGGAGTACTATGGTGGCGCAGGGGTTCAACACATCGCCATGAACACCTCTGACATCATTTCAGCA attcGCAACCTGAAGGAACGTGGTATGGAGTTTATGTCTGTCCCTGACACTTACTACCAGCAGCTCAAAGAGGAGCTAAAGCACTCCAAGGTTAAAATTGCAGAAGATATAAGCATACTGGAG GAACTTAAAATCTTGGTGGATTATGATGACAATGGCTACCTGCTCCAGATCTTCACTAAACCAGTACAGGACAGACCCACTGTGTTTCTAGAGGTCATCCAGAGACACAACCATCAA GGGTTTGGTGCTGGAAATTTCAAATCTCTTTTTGAGGCAATTGAAACTGACCAGAACGCCAGAGGAAATCTCACCATCCTCACTTCTGATTGCACATCAGAAAAACTCTAA